From the genome of Sphingomonas sp. HMP6, one region includes:
- a CDS encoding MucR family transcriptional regulator — MNDHDLEMIGYTTEIVCAAFGGSQAVAASDIPKLIASTHAALLALSAPPVTAEPTVPQLTQREIRATITRAALTSLIDGKPYQMLRRHLSLNGHTPESYRALFGLPASYPMTAPGYSERRRQLAIDNGLGRKAKA; from the coding sequence ATGAACGACCACGACCTCGAAATGATCGGCTACACGACGGAGATCGTCTGCGCCGCGTTCGGCGGCAGCCAAGCCGTCGCCGCGAGCGATATCCCGAAGCTGATCGCGAGCACGCACGCCGCGCTGCTCGCCCTGTCCGCGCCGCCGGTCACGGCCGAGCCGACTGTCCCGCAGCTGACCCAGCGCGAAATCCGCGCAACGATCACGCGCGCTGCCCTCACCAGCCTGATCGACGGCAAGCCGTACCAGATGCTGCGGCGGCATCTCTCGCTCAACGGCCACACGCCGGAAAGCTACCGCGCCTTGTTCGGATTGCCGGCGTCCTATCCGATGACGGCACCGGGCTACAGCGAGCGGCGGCGGCAGCTGGCGATCGACAACGGGCTGGGCCGCAAGGCCAAGGCTTGA
- a CDS encoding DUF4942 domain-containing protein, whose amino-acid sequence MTYQDSGIVAATQDDSTSDAPTGQGLALPPNLGDMVAGRTRAIELWLDSYDTFHRNMDAAAAASIGGRIGMSAPSDDRYSGINVTRLFLATGETERYDRGVNRRIKSNARADLLKAITTEVDRRCWDHMMVKLGFDQLLDRQAREEFQASLKTEPPEFSVENCKATFTTIWGSRREMYLRGIANVFMKMDRRFRSHDAFAIGNRLIIERAMNADSWGGWSDCNRRDTLHDVERIFRELDGAGTIAMGGKGGIVAEVEAAKRAGGLPSLVQGDYFRVRVFQNGNLHLWFERKDLLAQVNKLLLEYYNPVEGDVGEGPSYEAGPLYHATPAKNFGAFNSSEAVVEFAMNDVYLKPGMRVLEPSAGTGMFVKAALEKGADVTCIEIQPGLAHELRVVHWFSDVRTADFLEMKPDADDLFDVILMNPPFDRGRDCDHVRHAFGFLKPGGKLVAVMSARAEFGTDARHKALHDLIAAERDRYYGREWRDLPEGSFLHAGTNVNTVVLTVTKRKAS is encoded by the coding sequence ATGACTTACCAAGACAGCGGCATCGTTGCCGCCACCCAGGACGATTCCACCTCCGACGCGCCAACCGGGCAGGGCCTCGCGCTTCCGCCGAACCTCGGTGACATGGTGGCCGGTCGGACCCGCGCAATCGAGCTCTGGCTCGACTCCTACGACACCTTCCACCGCAATATGGACGCGGCGGCCGCAGCCTCGATTGGCGGCAGGATCGGCATGTCCGCTCCGAGCGATGACCGCTATAGCGGGATCAACGTCACGCGGCTGTTCCTGGCGACGGGCGAGACGGAGCGATATGACCGCGGCGTCAATCGGCGCATCAAGTCCAACGCCCGCGCCGACCTGCTCAAGGCGATCACGACCGAGGTCGATCGTCGCTGCTGGGATCACATGATGGTCAAGCTGGGTTTCGACCAACTGCTCGATCGACAGGCGCGCGAGGAGTTTCAAGCCAGCCTCAAGACCGAGCCGCCGGAGTTCAGCGTCGAGAATTGCAAAGCGACCTTCACGACGATCTGGGGCAGCCGCCGCGAAATGTACCTGCGCGGCATCGCCAACGTGTTCATGAAGATGGATCGTCGCTTCCGCAGCCACGACGCCTTCGCGATCGGCAACCGCCTGATTATCGAGCGCGCCATGAACGCCGACAGCTGGGGCGGCTGGTCCGATTGCAACCGGCGCGACACCCTGCACGATGTCGAGCGCATCTTCCGAGAACTGGACGGCGCCGGCACGATCGCGATGGGCGGCAAGGGCGGCATCGTCGCCGAGGTAGAGGCAGCAAAGCGCGCTGGCGGACTGCCATCGCTGGTGCAGGGCGACTATTTCCGGGTCCGCGTGTTCCAGAACGGCAACCTACACCTCTGGTTCGAGCGAAAGGACCTGCTCGCCCAGGTCAACAAGTTGCTGCTCGAATACTACAACCCCGTCGAGGGCGATGTCGGTGAAGGTCCGTCTTACGAGGCGGGGCCGCTGTACCACGCCACGCCCGCCAAGAATTTCGGGGCCTTCAATTCCAGCGAGGCGGTGGTCGAGTTCGCGATGAACGACGTCTATCTCAAGCCGGGGATGCGGGTGCTGGAACCGTCGGCAGGGACCGGCATGTTCGTCAAGGCCGCACTCGAGAAGGGTGCCGACGTCACCTGCATCGAGATCCAGCCCGGCCTCGCGCACGAACTGCGGGTGGTGCATTGGTTCAGCGATGTCCGCACCGCCGACTTCCTCGAGATGAAGCCGGACGCCGACGATCTGTTCGACGTGATCCTGATGAATCCGCCGTTCGATAGAGGCCGCGACTGCGATCATGTCCGCCACGCCTTCGGCTTCCTGAAACCCGGCGGCAAGCTGGTCGCGGTGATGTCGGCGCGGGCCGAGTTCGGGACCGATGCCCGGCACAAGGCGCTGCACGATCTGATCGCGGCGGAGCGCGATCGCTACTATGGCCGAGAATGGCGCGACTTGCCCGAAGGATCGTTCCTCCATGCCGGGACCAACGTCAATACGGTGGTGCTAACCGTCACGAAGCGGAAGGCGTCGTGA
- a CDS encoding YkgJ family cysteine cluster protein, which translates to MNRGGLCAVCLEPGACCKKLTLSGGPRTALGEHVGSTMSFERAEHIALEVGIPFRPSEQRADGTWFWTCNQLTSEGLCGIYESRPELCRLFVPGEGPLCVHFVPHTEKVSV; encoded by the coding sequence ATGAACCGCGGTGGCCTCTGCGCTGTGTGCCTAGAGCCCGGCGCGTGCTGCAAGAAACTCACTCTATCCGGTGGCCCGCGCACCGCGCTTGGCGAGCATGTCGGCAGCACAATGTCGTTTGAGCGTGCCGAGCATATCGCGCTTGAGGTCGGCATTCCATTTCGCCCGAGCGAGCAGCGCGCGGACGGCACTTGGTTTTGGACCTGCAACCAGCTGACCAGCGAGGGCCTGTGCGGAATATACGAAAGCCGCCCCGAGCTCTGCCGTTTATTTGTACCCGGCGAAGGTCCGCTGTGCGTCCACTTCGTCCCCCACACCGAGAAGGTTTCAGTCTGA
- a CDS encoding DUF1376 domain-containing protein yields MTCLPAPLTPPDCDVQDFSYMPLHVARLRDSDLAAEETPEACWYAVLLWAASWHQIPAASLPDNETVLCKLVGLGRDLKTFRKNKAGMMRGYILCSDGRWYHPVVAERANISWESKLQQRWRTECARVKKANQRNDTSIPVPEFDTFVLEYRNGLSSGTLPIVPRDIASKGEGEGEGEGDKKEDSGAGAPAAIAAEIALPVDPPNPEKVMFDAGLTLLFQAGYSEARARPVLGKWKSQHGAEAVIVALGKAQREGAVDPVGFINGCFRNGGSNGSGPGAGRRNRSAEIDDASRRLGFDG; encoded by the coding sequence ATGACCTGCCTCCCCGCGCCCCTGACCCCGCCAGACTGCGATGTTCAGGACTTTTCCTACATGCCGCTGCACGTTGCGCGGCTGCGCGATAGCGATCTTGCGGCCGAGGAAACGCCGGAAGCGTGCTGGTATGCTGTGCTGCTTTGGGCGGCATCTTGGCATCAAATTCCAGCGGCCAGCCTTCCGGACAACGAAACCGTTTTATGCAAGCTGGTCGGCCTTGGGCGCGATCTGAAAACATTCCGCAAAAATAAAGCGGGCATGATGCGCGGCTATATCCTCTGTTCCGATGGCCGCTGGTATCATCCAGTAGTCGCCGAGCGCGCCAATATATCGTGGGAATCCAAGCTGCAACAGCGCTGGCGTACCGAGTGCGCGCGCGTGAAAAAGGCCAACCAGCGCAACGACACGTCGATCCCTGTCCCCGAATTTGACACGTTTGTCCTCGAATACAGAAATGGTTTGTCCTCGGGGACTCTGCCGATTGTCCCTCGGGACATTGCATCCAAGGGAGAGGGAGAGGGAGAGGGAGAGGGAGATAAGAAAGAAGATTCAGGAGCTGGCGCTCCTGCCGCAATCGCGGCCGAAATCGCCCTCCCCGTCGATCCACCCAATCCCGAAAAGGTGATGTTCGACGCTGGCCTGACCCTGCTGTTCCAAGCCGGATACAGCGAAGCCCGCGCCCGGCCGGTCTTGGGCAAGTGGAAATCCCAACACGGAGCCGAGGCCGTCATCGTGGCCTTGGGCAAAGCGCAACGCGAAGGGGCGGTGGACCCGGTTGGTTTCATCAATGGATGTTTTAGAAATGGGGGAAGTAATGGATCAGGACCTGGCGCTGGTCGGCGCAACCGCTCTGCCGAAATTGATGACGCCTCTCGCCGCCTTGGCTTTGACGGATAG
- a CDS encoding recombinase RecT has product MALIEAQDVTTSALRTTFLPQNMTEAMQFAKMMANSNFVPAHLRGKEGDCMAVLMISMRWGMDPFAVALKTYFVKDGAPPAFEAQLVNAVVNSSNALSGRLRIQWEGEGEKLRTTVSGYLRADPDDLKVRTQSIARVTTRNSPLWKTDPEQQHAYLLTRAWARLYCPEVLLGVYTPDELDIEPERARNVTPMPRRGQLPDLPEEPFDPATGEVEKPAAHIDVPATEESERALDRERLAAMQRGEVDAVPDDVINDFYNRLNAAKMIGDVLGVESDFARCRDGVDEDVALALDDEIAAGKVRYKRQAA; this is encoded by the coding sequence ATGGCGTTGATCGAGGCGCAAGATGTCACCACCTCGGCGCTGCGCACCACCTTCCTGCCGCAGAACATGACCGAGGCGATGCAATTCGCCAAGATGATGGCGAACAGCAACTTTGTCCCCGCCCACCTTCGCGGGAAGGAAGGGGACTGCATGGCGGTCTTGATGATTTCGATGCGGTGGGGAATGGACCCGTTCGCAGTCGCCCTGAAAACCTATTTTGTGAAGGACGGCGCGCCGCCGGCGTTCGAGGCGCAGCTGGTCAATGCCGTCGTCAACAGCAGCAACGCGCTATCCGGGCGGCTCCGGATCCAGTGGGAAGGTGAGGGCGAGAAGCTGCGGACGACGGTGAGCGGCTATCTGCGCGCCGACCCCGATGATTTGAAGGTGCGGACGCAATCGATCGCGCGCGTCACGACCCGCAATTCGCCGCTCTGGAAAACCGATCCGGAACAGCAGCACGCCTATCTCCTGACGCGGGCTTGGGCACGCCTCTACTGCCCGGAGGTGTTGCTCGGCGTCTATACGCCGGACGAACTGGACATCGAGCCGGAGCGCGCGCGCAACGTCACGCCGATGCCGCGCCGCGGTCAACTGCCCGACCTGCCCGAAGAACCGTTTGATCCAGCAACGGGCGAGGTCGAAAAGCCCGCCGCGCACATCGATGTCCCGGCAACCGAGGAGAGCGAGCGCGCGCTCGACAGGGAACGGCTGGCCGCGATGCAGCGGGGTGAGGTCGATGCGGTGCCCGACGACGTTATCAACGACTTCTACAACCGCCTGAACGCGGCGAAGATGATCGGCGATGTGCTGGGCGTGGAGAGCGATTTCGCGCGATGCCGCGACGGTGTTGATGAGGACGTGGCGCTCGCCCTGGACGACGAAATCGCAGCGGGCAAGGTCCGCTATAAGCGGCAAGCGGCGTGA
- a CDS encoding helicase HerA domain-containing protein: protein MTAIIGATDDGTPITIDMDEVVGSHIGIIANSGGGKSGLVRRLLEETHGKIQHIVLDIEDDFYTLRERFDYVIAGGDGADIPATMNNPEKLALDALTHKYSLIVQLNDLGEDAPEFVGRFLNAMISAPRDLWGPCLVVVDEAHHFAPSEGSTLGSKGVKALTGRGRKRGFTAVIASQRMTKVSADVRGDLLNWMLGRVGQTLDRNVIADQLGFTPAEGRLKLRMEKREFWGFGPAIAAEPVLFKVADVHTTMVKSGQAKLPTPPAPEALREILAAMAAAAVAPVPDQVADPGKAIALASGEAAELAILRARNDEWTIEQAVGQRQLEELTGQRDAFEQRALQAEDLLAEIVSASRLFEKAWRDAGEMWGYIDVHVHGAEVHLDANGWIKPGDLDAKTGCADDAAFSTTPVEVVRAAAERIAKQVAEPRKTVPATAARGGAPKAAIEMADLLDRVNPAKLTWPQVAQMTGRAATGGSFNTARKWLLASGRIVVDGEFIRSAQPDPIGMTRESALRLWKSVLTGVAPRMIAALEHSAQTVADLAAGLGAAPRGGSWNTGLAQLRRNGVAELIGDRWALCRPLPGEAP from the coding sequence GTGACCGCCATCATCGGTGCTACCGACGACGGCACTCCGATCACCATCGATATGGACGAGGTGGTCGGCTCGCACATCGGCATCATCGCGAACAGCGGCGGCGGCAAGTCTGGGCTTGTCCGCCGCTTGCTCGAGGAAACCCACGGCAAGATTCAGCATATCGTGCTGGACATCGAGGATGATTTTTACACGCTTCGAGAGCGCTTCGATTACGTCATCGCCGGGGGCGACGGGGCCGATATCCCGGCCACGATGAACAACCCGGAGAAGCTGGCGCTCGACGCGCTGACCCACAAATATTCGCTGATCGTGCAGCTGAACGATCTGGGCGAGGATGCACCCGAGTTCGTCGGGCGGTTCCTTAACGCCATGATTTCGGCACCGCGCGATCTGTGGGGGCCGTGCTTGGTGGTGGTCGACGAAGCTCACCACTTCGCGCCGTCCGAAGGCTCGACGCTTGGATCGAAGGGCGTCAAGGCGCTGACCGGTCGCGGCCGCAAGCGTGGCTTTACCGCCGTCATCGCGAGCCAGCGCATGACCAAGGTCAGCGCCGACGTGCGCGGCGACCTCTTGAACTGGATGCTGGGCCGGGTCGGTCAGACGCTCGACCGCAACGTCATCGCCGACCAGCTGGGGTTCACGCCAGCCGAGGGTCGGTTGAAGCTGCGCATGGAAAAGCGCGAATTCTGGGGATTTGGCCCGGCGATCGCCGCCGAGCCGGTCTTGTTCAAGGTGGCCGATGTCCACACCACGATGGTCAAATCCGGCCAGGCCAAGCTCCCGACGCCGCCCGCGCCGGAAGCGTTGCGCGAGATCCTTGCCGCGATGGCGGCCGCCGCAGTCGCGCCGGTGCCCGATCAGGTTGCCGACCCCGGCAAAGCGATCGCGCTGGCGTCGGGCGAAGCCGCCGAGCTGGCAATCCTTCGTGCCCGCAACGACGAATGGACGATCGAGCAAGCCGTCGGCCAGCGCCAGCTTGAGGAATTGACCGGCCAGCGTGACGCCTTCGAACAGCGCGCGCTCCAAGCCGAGGACCTGCTCGCCGAAATCGTGAGCGCGTCCCGCCTGTTTGAAAAGGCATGGCGCGATGCCGGTGAGATGTGGGGCTACATCGATGTCCATGTCCACGGTGCCGAAGTCCATCTCGACGCCAATGGCTGGATCAAGCCGGGCGATCTGGACGCCAAGACAGGCTGTGCCGATGACGCTGCCTTCTCGACCACGCCTGTTGAGGTGGTGCGCGCAGCCGCCGAACGGATCGCGAAGCAGGTCGCGGAACCCCGGAAAACCGTGCCCGCGACCGCCGCAAGGGGTGGTGCTCCCAAGGCGGCAATCGAGATGGCCGACCTTCTCGACCGCGTGAACCCGGCGAAGCTGACATGGCCGCAGGTCGCCCAGATGACGGGCCGCGCGGCCACCGGCGGCAGCTTCAACACCGCCCGGAAATGGCTGCTGGCGAGCGGGCGAATCGTCGTCGATGGCGAGTTCATCCGGTCGGCCCAGCCCGATCCGATCGGCATGACGCGGGAAAGCGCGCTCCGGCTGTGGAAGTCCGTTCTTACCGGCGTCGCGCCGCGCATGATCGCCGCGCTCGAGCACAGTGCGCAAACCGTGGCCGACCTTGCGGCGGGGCTTGGTGCAGCACCGCGCGGCGGCAGCTGGAACACCGGGCTCGCACAGCTTCGGCGGAACGGTGTGGCCGAGCTGATCGGCGATCGCTGGGCGCTGTGCCGCCCGTTACCGGGCGAAGCGCCATGA
- a CDS encoding tyrosine-type recombinase/integrase, giving the protein MVWFEDGRRHRHSLGTLDRASAEAAARSFWQRRTLGGRVHTVGEAVDLYIKAKSDMASIRNVKSSWKVASDYWRAMPIARVDVETSVEYRKRRSGVRAITVRNELAIIRSALNWAEKHKMVVKAPFIQMPPLPASTVGHITKPQFRQLLDAAVSPHIKLFMMLAVGTGARSNALLDLTWDRVDFGTGLIVLNPIERVQTSKYRATVPMNAQLREALVDAKTGALSEFVVEHGREQIASVKKGFGSTAKRAGIKVSPHMLRHSAAVWMAEAGIPMPQIARFLGHTDSRITERVYAKFSPDFLKGAAEALTW; this is encoded by the coding sequence ATTGTCTGGTTCGAGGACGGACGACGCCACCGACATTCGCTTGGAACGCTTGATCGAGCATCGGCAGAGGCCGCAGCTCGTTCATTCTGGCAACGCCGGACGCTAGGGGGGCGGGTCCATACCGTGGGCGAAGCTGTCGACCTCTACATCAAAGCGAAGTCCGACATGGCTTCGATCAGAAATGTCAAATCGTCGTGGAAGGTGGCGTCTGACTATTGGCGAGCCATGCCGATTGCCCGCGTCGATGTGGAAACCTCAGTCGAATATCGCAAGCGCCGTTCCGGCGTGAGGGCCATCACCGTCCGCAACGAACTCGCCATCATACGTTCCGCCCTGAATTGGGCCGAGAAGCACAAGATGGTCGTGAAAGCGCCGTTTATTCAGATGCCGCCGCTTCCCGCTTCGACGGTCGGGCACATCACAAAGCCGCAATTCCGCCAGTTGCTCGACGCCGCGGTCAGCCCTCATATCAAGCTGTTCATGATGCTTGCAGTCGGGACCGGTGCGCGGTCGAACGCGCTGCTGGACCTGACATGGGATCGGGTCGATTTCGGGACCGGCCTGATCGTCCTGAACCCGATCGAGCGCGTCCAGACCAGCAAGTATCGGGCGACGGTCCCGATGAACGCGCAGCTTCGTGAGGCGTTGGTCGATGCGAAAACCGGTGCCCTGTCCGAATTCGTGGTGGAGCATGGCCGCGAGCAAATCGCGTCGGTCAAAAAAGGCTTCGGCTCGACGGCCAAGCGGGCAGGGATCAAAGTCTCTCCGCACATGCTTCGCCACAGCGCAGCCGTGTGGATGGCCGAGGCCGGCATACCGATGCCGCAGATCGCGCGCTTTCTCGGACACACCGACAGCCGGATAACCGAGCGCGTTTACGCCAAATTCTCGCCCGATTTCCTCAAGGGCGCGGCAGAGGCTTTGACGTGGTGA
- a CDS encoding BrnT family toxin has translation MEFEWNDTKCESNIAKHGIDFVRAITIWRGDVIDPAASRQMPTETRLAALGTIGDDDLVICVVYALRQGFRRIISARRARRNERRYYQDQFGHGQ, from the coding sequence ATGGAATTCGAATGGAACGATACCAAATGCGAGTCCAATATCGCGAAGCACGGAATCGATTTTGTCCGGGCGATCACCATCTGGCGTGGCGATGTCATTGATCCTGCCGCTAGCCGCCAGATGCCGACCGAAACCCGTCTGGCCGCGCTAGGGACGATTGGCGATGACGATCTGGTGATTTGCGTGGTATATGCATTACGGCAAGGCTTCCGCAGGATCATCAGCGCACGGCGGGCGAGACGGAATGAGCGACGGTATTACCAGGATCAGTTTGGACACGGCCAATGA
- a CDS encoding YegP family protein — protein sequence MSDGITRISLDTANDGDRTDWSRLRALSDADIATAITEDADTFEIEASTSSGSGVRYVLYRSVDGGWHWVLKDRDGTHLAVSATAFASKEATARAIDALRSQLLTGDVKAA from the coding sequence ATGAGCGACGGTATTACCAGGATCAGTTTGGACACGGCCAATGATGGCGATCGGACCGATTGGTCGCGTCTTCGTGCCTTGAGCGACGCTGATATCGCGACGGCGATTACCGAGGACGCCGATACGTTCGAAATCGAGGCGAGCACCTCCTCGGGGTCAGGTGTGCGATATGTTCTGTACCGATCGGTGGACGGTGGCTGGCACTGGGTCCTCAAAGATCGTGATGGAACGCATCTTGCCGTAAGCGCAACCGCTTTCGCCTCTAAAGAAGCGACGGCCCGCGCGATCGACGCGCTGCGTTCGCAATTGCTAACCGGTGACGTGAAGGCAGCTTAA
- a CDS encoding replication-associated recombination protein A produces MPDLFATFDPPAPDHPSETAPLADRLRPTTLAEVVGQDHITGPEGAIGRMVAAGRLSSMILWGPPGTGKTTIARLLADAVGLRFMAISAVFSGVADLKKAFAEARDHAKIGKRTLLFVDEIHRFNRAQQDGFLPYVEDGTVTLVGATTENPSFELNAAVLSRAQVLILHRLDHAALGQLLDRAEATEGSPLPLTPDARDAIIASADGDGRFLLNQAETLFAVNLPEPLDPAGLSAFLQRRVAVYDKDREGHYNLISALHKAVRGSDPQAALYYLARMLTAGEEPLYLLRRMVRMASEDIGLADPNALVQCLAAKDAYDFLGSPEGELALAQACLYLATAPKSNAAYKAQKAAWKSARETGSLMPPENILNAPTKLMKDIGYGKGYAYDPDTEHGFSGANYWPAEMDPQTFYIPTERGMEKRISERMAWWASLKGEA; encoded by the coding sequence ATGCCCGATCTCTTCGCGACCTTCGATCCCCCCGCCCCCGATCACCCGAGCGAAACCGCACCGCTCGCCGATCGCTTGCGCCCGACGACCCTCGCCGAGGTGGTCGGACAGGATCACATCACCGGCCCAGAGGGCGCGATCGGGCGGATGGTCGCTGCGGGGCGGCTGTCGTCGATGATCCTGTGGGGCCCGCCGGGCACGGGCAAGACGACGATCGCGCGCCTGCTCGCCGATGCGGTGGGTTTGCGCTTCATGGCGATTTCGGCGGTGTTCTCGGGCGTGGCCGATCTCAAGAAAGCGTTCGCCGAGGCGCGCGATCACGCAAAAATCGGCAAGCGCACGCTGCTGTTCGTGGACGAGATCCACCGCTTTAACCGCGCGCAACAGGATGGTTTCTTGCCCTATGTCGAGGATGGCACCGTCACGCTGGTCGGTGCGACGACGGAAAATCCCAGCTTCGAACTCAACGCCGCCGTGCTCAGCCGCGCGCAAGTGCTGATCCTGCACCGGCTAGATCACGCCGCCTTGGGCCAATTACTCGACCGGGCCGAGGCAACCGAGGGCAGCCCCCTCCCCCTCACGCCCGACGCGCGCGACGCGATCATCGCCAGCGCCGATGGCGACGGCCGCTTCCTGCTCAACCAGGCCGAGACCTTGTTCGCGGTGAACTTGCCCGAGCCGCTCGACCCGGCTGGTCTCTCCGCCTTCCTGCAGCGCCGCGTCGCAGTGTACGACAAGGACCGCGAGGGGCATTACAACCTCATCAGCGCGCTGCACAAAGCGGTGCGCGGATCGGACCCGCAAGCCGCCCTCTATTATCTCGCGCGGATGCTGACGGCGGGGGAGGAGCCGCTCTATCTGCTGCGCCGGATGGTACGGATGGCGAGCGAGGATATCGGCCTCGCCGATCCCAATGCGCTCGTCCAATGCCTCGCCGCCAAGGACGCCTATGATTTTCTCGGGTCGCCCGAGGGTGAACTCGCGCTCGCGCAGGCGTGCCTCTACCTCGCGACCGCCCCCAAATCGAACGCCGCCTACAAGGCACAGAAGGCCGCCTGGAAATCCGCACGCGAAACCGGATCGCTGATGCCGCCCGAAAACATCCTCAACGCGCCCACCAAGCTGATGAAAGACATCGGCTATGGCAAGGGTTACGCCTATGATCCCGACACCGAACACGGCTTTTCGGGCGCGAACTATTGGCCAGCCGAGATGGACCCGCAGACCTTCTACATCCCGACCGAGCGCGGCATGGAGAAGCGCATATCCGAGCGCATGGCGTGGTGGGCGAGTTTGAAGGGGGAGGCTTAA
- a CDS encoding PadR family transcriptional regulator produces MRGGLRHSGFGRGRDGAGRDGDGRDGSGRGGPRGRRMFDSGELRLVLLKLIADQPRHGYDLIRQVEELTGGAYAPSPGVVYPTLTLLDDMGLIEARQAEGAKKLFAVTDTGTAHLTENAEQVDALMARLADVGAERARTDSASVRRAMGNLREVLIHRLRHEEVPKETLHEIVALIDEAAQKIERL; encoded by the coding sequence ATGCGCGGCGGTTTGCGGCATTCCGGCTTTGGCCGCGGAAGGGACGGCGCTGGCCGTGACGGTGACGGCCGTGATGGCAGCGGACGCGGCGGCCCGCGTGGGCGACGCATGTTCGACAGCGGCGAGCTGCGGCTCGTCCTGCTCAAGCTGATCGCCGACCAACCGCGCCATGGCTATGATTTGATCCGTCAGGTCGAGGAGCTGACCGGCGGGGCCTATGCGCCGTCTCCGGGCGTCGTCTATCCGACACTCACTTTGCTCGACGACATGGGGCTGATCGAGGCGCGTCAGGCCGAGGGTGCGAAGAAGCTGTTCGCGGTCACCGACACCGGCACGGCGCATCTCACCGAAAATGCCGAGCAGGTCGACGCGTTGATGGCGCGGCTCGCCGATGTCGGGGCCGAACGGGCGCGGACCGACAGCGCGTCGGTCCGCCGGGCGATGGGGAACCTGCGTGAGGTGCTGATCCACCGGCTCCGGCACGAGGAGGTGCCTAAGGAAACGCTGCACGAAATCGTTGCGCTGATCGACGAAGCCGCGCAGAAGATCGAGCGGCTGTGA
- a CDS encoding DUF2218 domain-containing protein — MLSAIARVPTASASKYLQQTCKHWEHNLAVSFTPDHGTIVFPKDARGANHPGDATVTFDAHTDVLEVRIDATSPEQLDGLKGAVARHVDRFAFREAPLTYDWGAVTN, encoded by the coding sequence ATGCTGAGCGCCATCGCCCGCGTGCCGACCGCTTCGGCCAGCAAGTACCTCCAGCAGACGTGCAAGCATTGGGAGCACAACCTCGCGGTCAGCTTTACGCCCGATCATGGCACGATCGTGTTTCCCAAGGATGCGCGCGGGGCGAATCACCCCGGCGATGCGACGGTGACGTTCGACGCGCATACCGATGTGCTGGAGGTACGGATCGATGCGACATCGCCCGAACAGCTCGACGGGCTGAAGGGCGCGGTCGCCCGGCATGTTGATCGCTTCGCGTTTCGCGAAGCACCGCTCACCTATGATTGGGGGGCGGTGACAAACTAG